A single region of the Acipenser ruthenus chromosome 57, fAciRut3.2 maternal haplotype, whole genome shotgun sequence genome encodes:
- the LOC131724776 gene encoding zinc finger protein 436-like yields the protein MQDFSAGAHKESHAVPKSEAQEGPRIEAVYTQEESFDQEWCASLKQVTELTCVKDEEVPRLECVPIKEEFIEQECVPIAEDVPAENNVCTLEENKKLGSSLCDDCPPECELGFRAKGNLKGEKSHRCTVCRKIFSRLSHLKKHQHSHRGEKPHQCSECGKSFSRLSHLKKHQHSHRGEKPHQCSECGKSFTKLGNLQSHQRIHTGEKPYQCTECGRRFTQLQNLKRHQRIHTGEKPHHCTECGKRFTNLGNLQSHQRIHTGEKPYHCTECGKSFRRIDSLKEHQRTPSHLSHLKTP from the exons ATGCAGGATTTCTCAGCAG gagccca caaagagagccatgctgtacctaaatctgaagcacaggaggggccaaggatagaagcagtttatacacaagaggagtcctttgaccaggagtggtgtgcaagtctaaagcaggttacagagctgacatgtgttaaagatgaagaggtccctcgactggaatgtgttcctattaaagaggaattcatagaacaggaatgtgtccccatcgcagaggacgttcctgctgaaaataatgtctgtacacttgaggagaacaagaagctgggatccagcctgtgtgatgattgtccacctgaatgtgaactgggatttagag CTAAAGGAAATCTCAAAGGAGAGAAATCTCATCGCTGCACAGTGTGTAGGAAGATATTCAGTCGTTTATCacaccttaaaaaacaccagcacagtcacagaggagagaaacctcatcagtgttctgagtgtgggaagagtttcagtcgtttatcacaccttaaaaaacaccagcacagtcacagaggagagaaacctcatcagtgttctgagtgtgggaagagtttcacaaagttaggaaatcttcagtcacaccagcgcattcacacaggagagaaaccttatcagtGTACTGAGTGTGGGAGGAGATTCACGcagttacaaaatcttaaaagacaccagcgcattcacacaggagagaaacctcatcactgcactgagtgtgggaagagattcacaaaTTTAGGAAATCTTCagtcacaccagcgcattcacacaggagagaaaccttatcactgtactgagtgtgggaagagcttcagacGGATAGATAGCTTGAAAGAGCACCAGCGAACTCCCAGTCACTTATCACACCTTAAGACACCATAA
- the LOC117407566 gene encoding zinc finger protein 660-like, with translation MEPVHIKEESPALESVHIKEESPVLESVQIKEESPVLESVNFKRVSLNSKPLSSLQGSLPCPGCGESLNPEGNLETSPLHHCAGFVKTFRESGIPNGQQQTGTGKTAYNCHDDFGADFRHHSTVEHHQPVLKVQQDSMMEPVHIQEEFPELEPVHVKEKGDHIKTSSLQGSLSCTECGKTFSQLQNLKRHQRIHTGEKQYVCADCGKRFRRLGDLKIHKRIHTQEKPYVCTNCGKSFRRLADLKVHQRIHTGEKPYVCADCGKSFSQLGNLKIHMQIHIGEQPLSCSVCGKSFRKLQNLKLHQRNHTGVKRYVCVDCGKSFSQSGHWKQHQRIHTGEKPHHCSDCGRSFRLMESLKMHQRIHTGEKSHICADCGKSFIQSSNLKIHQRIHTGEKPYVCDDCGKSFRRLGDLKDHQRIHTGEKPYVCADCGKSFSLSANLKKHQRIHTGEKRHVCADCGKSFIQSSNLKMHQRIHTEEKLYVCAGCGKSFRRLGDLKDHQRIHTGEKPHVCAGCGKSFRRLGDLKDHQRIHTGEKPYHCTHCGKSFTASGSLKRHKCKL, from the coding sequence ATGGAgccagtccatattaaagaggagagtcctgcactagaatcagtccacattaaagaggagagtcctgtactagaatcagtccaaataaaagaggagagtcctgtactggaATCAGTCAATTTTAAAAGGGTTAGTCTTAATTCTAAACCCTTAAGCAGTTTGCAGGGCTCTCTCCCCTGTCCTGGGTGTGGGGAGAGTTTAAATCCTGAAGGAAACCTTGAAACATCTCCTCTGCATCACTGTGCTGGATTTGTGAAGACTTTCAGGGAGTCAGGAATCCCGAACGGACAGCAGCAAACAGGCACTGGAAAGACAGCATATAACTGTCATGACGATTTCGGGGCAGATTTCAGACACCACAGCACTGTGGAACACCACCAGCCAGTTCTGAAGGTACAGCAGGATTCAAtgatggagcctgtccacattcaaGAGGAGTTTCCTGAACTAGAACCTGTCCATGTCAAAGAGAAGGGTGACCACATTAAAACAAGCAGCTTGCAGGGCTCTCTGTCCTGTACAGAATGTGGAAAGACTTTCAgtcagttacaaaacctgaaacgtcaccagcgaatccacactggagagaaacaatacgtctgtgctgactgtgggaaaagATTCAGGAGACTGGGAGATCTTAAAATCCACAAGCGGATTCACACGCaagagaaaccatatgtctgtactaactgtgggaagagtttcaggagaTTAGCTGATCTTAAAgtccaccagcgaattcacacaggagagaaaccatatgtctgtgctgactgtgggaagagtttcagtcagttaggaaactTGAAGATACACATGCAAATTCACATTGGAGAGCAACCACTTAGCTGTAGTgtatgtgggaagagtttcagaaagttacaaaacctgaaacttcaccagcgaaaCCACACTGGAGTGAAACGATACGTCTGtgttgactgtgggaagagtttcagtcagtcaggccACTGGAaacaacaccagcgaattcacacaggagagaagccacatcactgttctgactgtgggaggagtttcaggcTGATGGAAAGCTTGAAAatgcaccagcgaatccacactggagagaaatcacatatctgtgctgactgtgggaagagtttcattcagtcaAGCAActtgaaaatacaccagcgaatccacacaggagagaaaccatatgtctgtgatgactgtgggaagagtttcaggagaTTAGGAGATCTTAAAgaccaccagcgaattcacacgggagagaaaccatatgtctgtgctgactgtgggaagagtttcagtctgtcagCCAacttgaaaaaacaccagcgaatccacacaggagagaaacgacatgtctgtgctgactgtgggaagagtttcattcagtcCAGCAACTTGAAAatgcaccagcgaatccacacagaGGAGAAACTGTATGTCTGTGCTggctgtgggaagagtttcaggagaTTAGGAGATCTTAAAgaccaccagcgaattcacacgggagagaaaccacatgtctgtgctggctgtgggaagagtttcaggagaTTAGGAGATCTTAAAgatcaccagcgaatccacacaggggagaaaccttatcactgcacacACTGTGGGAAGTCTTTTACTGCTTCCGGTTctcttaaaagacacaaatgcaaGTTGTGA
- the LOC131724808 gene encoding zinc finger protein 300-like: MDVSVSVSFFQDELASTIEHAVKAAVDTVLCQITKVVGGKFTEFRMEMAGKEKENESLKLRLEISESELKAVRECMNAADADIKQPLRNMNPDCNEQDFQRNENQGLFQVPTESHAVPKSEAQEGPRIEAVYTQEESFDRGWCASLKQVTELTCVKDEEVPRLECVPIKEEFIEQECFPIAEEVPTENNVCTLEENNQLGSSLCDDCPPECELGFRAATGNHRRVAPFPCADCGKSFSSLSQLKIHHRVHTGEKPYHCTECRRRFSRLTDLKRHQRIHTGEKPYHCTECEMSFTRSGSLQSHQRIHTGEKPYQCAECLNSFSHLSNLKRHHQIHARAEPYPFTEYGKKFSQLQTLEGHKRIHRISDTRGQLNPRITFD, encoded by the exons atggacgtcagcgtctccgtgtcgttctttcaagacgagctcgcctctaccatcgagcacgcagtgaaagcggctgtagacaccgtcttgtgccaaatcacaaaagttgtcggcggcaaattcactgaattccgaatggaaatggctggaaaggagaaagagaatgaaagtctgaagctgagattggaaatatcagagagcgagttgaaagcagtgcgggaatgcatgaacgctgcagatgcagacattaaacaacctctcagaaacatgaaccccgactgcaatgaacaagactttcagaggaacgagaaccagggattatttcaag TTCCCACAGAGAGCCATGCTGTGcctaaatctgaagcacaggaggggccaaggatagaagcagtttacacacaagaggagtcctttgatcgggggtggtgtgcaagtctaaagcaggttacagagctgacatgtgttaaagatgaagaggtccctcgactggaatgtgttcctattaaagaggaattcatagaacaggaatgtttccccatcgcagaggaagttcctactgaaaataatgtctgtacacttgaggagaacaaccagctgggatccagcctgtgtgatgattgtccacctgaatgtgaactgggatttagag CTGCTACAGGGAATCACAGAAGAGTGGCTccatttccctgtgctgattgtgggaagagtttcagtagttTATCACAGCTTAAAATCCACCACcgcgttcacacaggagaaaaaccttatcactgcaccgAGTGCAGGAGGAGATTCAGTCGTTTAACAgatcttaaaagacaccagcgcattcacacaggagaaaaaccttatcactgcaccgAGTGTGAGATGAGTTTCACGCGATCAGGAagtcttcaatcacaccagcgcattcacacaggagagaaaccttatcaatGCGCTGAATGTCTGAACAGTTTCAGTCACTTATcaaaccttaaaagacaccatcagATTCACGCAAGAGCGGAGCCCTATCCCTTCACTGAATATGGAAAGAAGTTCAGTCAGTTACAGACGCTTGAAGGACACAAGAGAATTCACAGGATTTCAGACACTAGAGGACAGCTAAACCCGAGAATAACATTTGATTAA
- the LOC131724777 gene encoding zinc finger protein 391-like — translation MQDFSADPKESHAILKSEAQEGPRIEAVYTLEASFDQECCSSLKQVTELTCVKDEEVPRLECVPIKEEFIEQECVPIAEEVPTENNVCTLEENNQLGSSLCDDCPPECELGFRAKGNLKGEKSHRCTVCRKIFSRLSHLKKHQHSHRGEKPHQCSECGKSFSRLSHLKKHQHSHRGEKPHQCSECGKSFSRLSHLKIHQRIHTGEKPYHCSECGKRFTKLGNLQSHQRIHTGEKPHHCTECGKRFTKLGNLKVHQRIHTGEKPYHCTECGRSFRRIDSLKSHQRTRSHLSHLKTP, via the exons ATGCAGGATTTCTCAGCAG atcccaaagagagccatgcTATACttaaatctgaagcacaggaggggccaaggatagaagcagtttaTACACTAGAGGCGTCCTTTGACCAGGAGTGCTGTtcaagtctaaagcaggttacagagctgacatgtgttaaagatgaagaggtccctcgactggaatgtgttcctattaaagaggaattcatagaacaggaatgtgtccccatcgcagaggaagttcctactgaaaataatgtctgtacacttgaggagaacaaccagctgggatccagcctgtgtgatgattgtccacctgaatgtgaactgggatttagag CTAAAGGAAATCTCAAAGGAGAGAAATCTCATCGCTGCACAGTGTGTAGGAAGATATTCAGTCGTTTATCacaccttaaaaaacaccagcacagtcacagaggagagaaacctcatcagtgttctgagtgtgggaagagtttcagtcgtttatcacaccttaaaaaacaccagcacagtcacagaggagagaaacctcatcagtgttctgagtgtgggaagagtttcagtcgtttATCAcaccttaaaatccaccagcgcattcacacaggagagaaaccttatcactgctctgagtgtgggaagagattcacaaagttaggaaatcttcaatcacaccagcgcattcacacaggagagaaacctcatcactgcactgagtgtgggaagagattcacaaaGTTAGGAAATCTTAAAgtccaccagcgcattcacacaggagagaaaccttatcactgtactgagtgtgggaggAGCTTCAGACGGATAGATAGCTTGAAATCGCACCAGCGAACTCGCAGTCACTTATCACACCTTAAGACACCATAA